A window of the Amblyomma americanum isolate KBUSLIRL-KWMA unplaced genomic scaffold, ASM5285725v1 scaffold_428, whole genome shotgun sequence genome harbors these coding sequences:
- the LOC144112610 gene encoding uncharacterized protein LOC144112610, which yields MGDHNVCMFPGQSPPDEKHPVNHSVPSISTSMSTHQDKPTGKQIHQCTHCGKIFQERSDLVVMADHNFGVFPGQSPPDEQRLLNHSVPSTSTSVNTHRDKPTGKQIYQCTHCGNVFKKRSYLVQHIRTHTGDRPYHCSDCDSTFAYKDSLVRHLRTHTGDRPYRCDHCDSKFTM from the exons atgggaGACCACAACGTTTGCatgtttcctggacaaagtccacctgatgaaaagcaccctgtcaaccacagtgtgccatccattagtacaagcatgagtactcaccaggacaagcccacaggcaagcaaattcaccagtgcacccactgcggcaagattttccaggagagatctgacctcgta gtcatggcagaccacaactttggcgtgtttcctggacaaagtccacctgatgaacagcgccttctcaaccacagtgtgccatccactagtacaagcgtgaatactcaccgggacaagcccacaggcaagcagatttaccagtgcacccactgcggcaacgtTTTCAAGAAGAGATCATACCTAGTGcagcacattcgcacccacacaggcgaccgcccgtatcattgcagtgactgtgatagcacattcgcttataaggacagcctggtcagacacctgcgcacgcatacgggtgatcgaccgtaccgttgtgaccactgtgacagcaaatttaca